Proteins found in one Arthrobacter sp. U41 genomic segment:
- a CDS encoding 1,4-dihydroxy-2-naphthoate polyprenyltransferase: protein MATAAQWIQGARLRTLPAAIAPVLIGTAAAYEMDSFLPLNAVLAALVALLLQIGVNYANDYSDGIRGTDEDRVGPLRLVGSGAAKPEQVKYAAFAAFGLAMVFGLALVILSQTWWLILVGLGCVLAAWGYTGGKNPYGYLGLGDLFVFVFFGLVATLGTTYTQAGQISLAAIIGAIGTGLIACALLMANNVRDIPTDRKAGKKTLAVRLGDKYARESYVLMLAVAILLPIVLAPVRPWMLIVLLLIPASLMPSWLMIAGRRRKSLIPVLKQTGLINLGYAVLFSLGLMLSHGF, encoded by the coding sequence GTGGCTACAGCCGCTCAATGGATCCAAGGCGCCCGACTGCGCACCCTGCCGGCCGCGATCGCGCCTGTCCTGATCGGTACGGCGGCTGCGTACGAGATGGACTCGTTCCTCCCGCTCAACGCCGTGCTGGCCGCGCTGGTGGCCCTGCTGCTGCAGATCGGCGTCAACTACGCCAACGACTATTCGGACGGCATCCGGGGCACCGACGAGGACCGGGTGGGCCCGCTCCGGCTGGTCGGCTCCGGCGCCGCGAAGCCCGAGCAAGTCAAGTACGCCGCGTTTGCCGCGTTCGGGCTGGCCATGGTGTTCGGCCTGGCGCTGGTCATCCTCTCGCAGACCTGGTGGCTGATCCTGGTGGGCCTGGGCTGCGTCCTGGCGGCGTGGGGCTACACGGGCGGGAAGAATCCGTACGGCTACCTCGGCCTGGGTGATTTGTTCGTCTTTGTGTTCTTTGGCCTGGTGGCCACCCTCGGCACGACCTACACGCAGGCGGGGCAGATCAGCCTCGCCGCCATTATCGGCGCGATCGGCACCGGCCTCATCGCCTGCGCGCTGCTGATGGCGAACAACGTCCGCGACATCCCCACCGACCGGAAGGCCGGGAAGAAGACCCTGGCCGTGCGGCTCGGCGACAAGTATGCCCGGGAAAGCTACGTGCTGATGCTGGCTGTGGCGATCCTGCTGCCGATCGTGCTGGCTCCAGTCCGGCCGTGGATGCTGATTGTGCTACTGCTGATCCCCGCCAGCCTGATGCCGTCCTGGCTGATGATCGCCGGCCGGCGCCGCAAGAGCCTGATTCCGGTACTCAAGCAGACCGGGCTGATCAACCTCGGCTACGCGGTGCTGTTCTCGCTCGGCCTGATGCTGAGCCACGGGTTCTAG